Genomic DNA from Sphingomonas hankookensis:
CTCGCCCACTGCCGACGGGGCGAGCGGGCGCGGCGGGCGGGCCTCGGCGGGGGCGGCGCGCGGAGCCAGGCGGGCGCCGATGCGGCGGCGGCCGGTGCGGTTGCCGACCGTGCCCTGACGGCGATCGGGGGTTGCGGCGTCAGGCCGGTGAACAGCCGGTCACCGTCCTCGCTCCCCGGCACCCCAAGCGCATCGAAAGCGGCGGCGGCGGCGCTGTACCAGCTGAGCGCCGGCGGAATGCCCTTGCACTTCGGTGATGGCGCGCCGGCGATGACCAGCCGCTCCTCGGCACGGGTCGCCGCGACGTAGAAGAGCCGCCAATGCTCCTCCAACTCGCGGCGGTCGCTGGCGGCAAAGGCGCCGTCGACCGGGGTGCCCGCCTCGCTGCCACGCGGGCGGAACAGCGGGAAGGCTGCGCCGTCATGGCTTTCGGGTGCCCATTGGACGACCCCGCGCCGGCTGTTCTCCGGATCGATCGCGGCATCGGCCAGCAGCACCAGCGGCGCCTGCAACCCCTTCGACCCGTGCGCGGTCATCACCCGCACCGCGCCGCCCGAGCCGCCGGCGTCGCGCTTGATCTCCACCTCGCCCCGGTCGAACCATTCGACGAAACGTTGCAGCGACGATGTGGCGACGCTTTCGAACGACAAAGCGGCGTTGAGCAGCTCGTCGATCGGGTCGCGCGCCTCCTCCCCCAGCCGCGCGATCAGCTTGCGGCGGCCGTCCATCTCGCCCGACAACAGTTCCTCAAGGAAGCGATAGGGCGTCGCGAAATCGGCACGGCGCAGGATGCGCGACAGCGGTTCGACCACCTCGCTGTTCGTCCGGCGCAGATGCCGCCACAGGCTTCCGCTCTCGCGCAGTGCCCCTGCGAGCAGTTGCTCCTGCGTCCAGCCGATCAGCGGGGATACGAGCAGGCAGGCAAGGCTCAAATCGTCATCGGGTTGCAGCGCGAAGCGGATCGCGGCGAGCAAATCCTTGACCGCCAGCGGCGCATCGAGCCGCAGCCGGTCGACGCCCGCCACCGGCACCCCCTCCGCATAGAGCCGCGCGACGATCAGCGAGGCGAGGTCGCCGCGCCGCTTGACCAGCACCATGATGTCGCCGGGCTGAAGCATCCGCCCCTTGGATTCCAGCGGCAGCGTGCCGATCCAGCCGGCGATTTCGCGCGCGATCTTCGTCGCGATGACGCGGGTGACGTCGTCGATCCAGCCTTCCTCGGCATCGTCGGGCGTCTCGACCACGGTCGGTGCCCAGAGGGTGACGGTGCCGGGGCCGGGCACCTCGCTGTCATGGGTGTCGGGCGCGTCGATGCCCATGCCGGGGTCGGGCAAGGCGGCGATGGCGGCGTCGACGAATTCCAGCACCGGGCGCGTCGTGCGGAAGCTGTGGGTCAGCGACAACGTATCCAGCTCGCGCGCATCGCCGCGATAATCGTCGGGCAGTGCGGCACGGCGTTCGAAATCGACATGCGCCGCGCGGAAATAGATCGGGTCGGTGCCCTGGAAACCGAAGATCGCCTGCTTGTAGTCACCGACGACGAACAGCGTCCGCATCCCCGCCGTCCGCACCGCATCGCCGCTGAAGAATTCCTCGACCAGCGAACGGACGATCGCCCATTGCTGGGGATTGGTGTCCTGCGCCTCGTCGATCAGGACATGTTCGGTGGTCTGGTCGAGCTTGAAGCGGACCCAGTCGCCGATGCCCGGTTGCGCCAGCAGGTTCAGCGTCTCGCGGATCAGATCGTCGAAATCGACCGCGCCCGCCCGACGCTTGGCACGGACATAGGCGTCGGCATAAGCACGCCCCGCCTCCAGCGCGTCGGCCAGCGCATCGGCATAGCCCATGCGTGCGGCTTCCTCGATCAGCTCACCGGCACGGCCGCCGACCGCATAGGCCAGTTCGTCATAATCGGGTTCGGCGGCGACCAGTTTGGCCGACGCCTTGCGCAGCGTGTCCTCGGCCGTGAAGAAGATCTTGCGGATGTCGCGGACCCGCGCGGCGCGCTCGACCGGGCTGGCAGCCAGCCAGTCCATGATCGCGCCATGCGTCTTCTTGCCCGTCGCCGTGCCCCAGGCGAGGTTGGCGGCGGCCAGCCGTTCCAAGGCGTCGCAGTCGAATTCGTCGTCGCTGCACGCTTCCGCCAGCATTTCGTCGATCGGCATCGACGGCAGGTCCAGCGCACGGCGCAGGAACGGCTGAATGCCGCTCGGCAGTTCAGTCATCGCCTGCGGCCGCTTGGCACATTCGCGCAGGAAATTCTCGGCCGCGCCCTCGCCCATGCGCAGTGACATGGCGGCAATGGCATCGCCGATACGGCTCGACCCGGTGCGCTGTTCCTCGACCAGCAGTTCGGCCAGCGCCTCACGCGCCATGCCCGCTTCCTCGCGCGCCTCGAGCGGGCGGAAGCCGGGGACCAGCCCCGCCTCGACCGGGAAGCCGGCGAGCAGGCTCTGGCAGAATCCGTGGATCGTCTGGATACGCACGCCGCCGCCCGGCGCGTCGAGGACGCGGGCGAACAGGGTGCGGGCGCGGGCGAGCAGCGCCGGGTCGTTCACGTCCTCACCCAACGCAAACAGATCGGCCTTCAACTCGGCGGTCGGCAGGCGGACCCAGCGCGCCAATCGGCTGGCGACGCGTTCGGCCATTTCCGCCGCGCCCGCCTTGGTAAAGGTCAGGCACAGGATCGCGGCGGGATCGACCCCGCGCAGCAGCAGGCGAAACACCCGCGCCGACAGCACGTGCGTCTTGCCGGTGCCGGCCGACGCCGACAGCCAGACATGGCGATGCGGGTCGCTGGCCGCCGCCTGGTCGTTCTTCAACCGCTGGAGCGCGCGGACCTCACTCACGGCCATACCATTCGTCGCGGCGCATCAGCTGGTCGTAATCGGCATAGATGGCATATTCGGGCACCAGCTTGGCGGTAAAGGCTTCGTCGCCGGTCAGGAAGCGGGCGACCGCATCCTCGAAATGACGCAGCGCGGTGGCGACGAATTCCGCCGTAGCAATCTTGCCGCCGGTGCCGTTGGCGTTGACCGGGGTGGTGAACTTGCCGAAGCTGTCCTTGTCCTTGATCAGCGACCAATATTCGAACGCGCTTGCCGTGCCGCGCACCCCGGCGAAGCAGCCGCGTTCGGCCATCAAGCCCAGCAGCCCCAGTTGCAGACTGTAGCCGGCGGCCACCGCCTTGCCGCTCGGCGCCTTGCCGGTCTTATAGTCGATGATCGCGAGACTGCCGTCGGCGGCGCGATCGATCCGGTCGGCCTTGCCCGACAGTTCGACCCCGGCGATGGCGAGCTTGCCGTCGCATTCGACCGCCGCCACGTCGCGCCCCTCGGCCAGCTTCTGGTGCGTCAGCGACGCGACCCAGTCGATCGCCTCGCGCAGGCGCGGCACCCACAATGCCCGCAGCAGCGGATGGGTGCGCGGATCGTCGGACAGCGCCTGCAACCGGCGGCGCAGCTTCGCCGGGTCCAGCCCGTCCTCGCGCGCCCAGCGTTCGAGCACGCCGTGCACCGCCGTTCCCCGCCATGCGGCGGTCGCATCGGCATCGACCGCGTCCATCGGCGACAGGCGCAGCATCCGCCGCGCATAGAAGGCGTAAGGGTCGGCCTTCATGCGGTCGACCTCGGTCACCGAGATGCGGCGCGGGCGCTGTGCTACCGGCGGGCGCGGTGCGGGGCGCGCTGCGGCAGCAAAGGATGCGGGCCGGTCGATCGCCCGCGCCCAGTCGCGCAAATGCCCTGCACGCTCCAGATTGTCGTCCAGCGCCTGCAACCGCAGCCACAGCCGTGACGCGATGGTCGGCGCGGTCGCGTCGCGCGCCGCGCGGGTGAGCACCACGTCGGGCGCGCCCATCGCCCCGGCAAAATCATGCGCGGCAAGGCCGATACGGCGTTCGAGACCGGGCAGGCCCAGATCGGCGCGAATGCGCGGGGCAAGCCACGGATCGGGTGACGGCAGCGCCGGCCACACCCCTTCGTTCAGGCCGCCGAGGATCATCAGGTCGGCGGTCTGCAACCGCGCTTCGAGCAGGCCGAGAATGGCGAGGCGCGGATGCGCGCCCTGCGGCGGACGCACCGCCACTTCGTCCAGCAAGGTGCGCAGGAGCGCGGGCAGCACACGGGGATCGACCAAGGGCGGGCCGATCGCCGCCTGTTCCTCCAGCGCGGCGATCAGTTCGGCAGCGGCGCGGCCTTCGGGCCGACTCCACGCCGCGTCGCCCGCCAGCGTGGTCGCCGTCTCGCGCAGCACCCCCAGCAGGCGGACGAGCGGCTGCGGCCCGGATGCGAAGATGTCGGCGAGCGGCGTCAGCAGCGGACAGGCGATTTCCCAGAAGCCCGCCGCCGCCGCGCGGATCGCGGCATCGCGCGGCTCGCCCTCGCGCAGATGACGTTCGATCCCTGCCAAGCCCGGCGCCGGACGCGGGCCGCGCAACGCCCGGTCGAGCCGGCGCACACCATCGAGCCACAGCACCCGCTGTTCGGCGTCCCCGCTCTTCACCAACGGATGTTTCAGCAGCGACAGCAACGCGACCGGCGCGAACGCCTGCGCCGCCGCCTCGACCAACGCCAGCAGCAACGTACCGGGCGCGAGCAGCGACAGCGGCTGCCCGGCGGAATCGTCGACACTGACACCCCAGCGCGCCATGTGCGCCGCCACCCGTCGCGCGAGCATCCGGTCGGGAGTCACCAGCGCGGCGGTGCGGCCGGGCGTCTCCAACGCCTCGCGCAGCGCGACGGCGATCGCCTGCGCTTCCTCGGCCGGGGTCGCCAGTTCGACCATCCGCACACCGGACAGGCGCCGGTCGGCGGCGGGCACGTCGATCCAGTGGTGCGTCCGCTCGGCGGGACTGAGCGCGGTGGCAATGGCGCGGCTGCGCGTCGGGGTCGCGTCATGCTCGCTCGCCGCCTGCCAGCGGACGAATTCGTGGCGGTTGACGCCCATCCGGTCGAGCAGCAGCTTCAAATGATATTGTGGGTGCGTCTCGATCGACCGCTTGCGCCGGCCGGTGACGGGATCGGGCGCATGGGGGCCGAGCGACGCCCATTCGTCATCGTCCATCGCCAGGTCGAGGCCGGGCAGCACGACCATCCCGCGCGGCAGGCCGGCGACGCAGCGCTGGATGCGGGCGATCGCCGGCGCGTTGGTGGCGATGCCCGCCGCGCAGACGAACCCCTTGGGCGGATCGACCGCCCAGCGCGCGCACAGCCGCCCGAGCAGCCGGGTCCGCCGGTCGGCCAGATCGATCCGCCCCAGCGCCGCCAGTTCGCCGGGCCAGCGGTCGAGCACGATGCGGAACAGGTCGAGCGAGCGTTCCCAATGCGCCGACAATGTTTCGTCGAGGTCGAGGGTGCGCAGCCGTGCCGGATCGACCTCCTCGACCAGCAGCTGGTCGAGGGTCGCGGCAAGGTCACCGGCCAGTCGCACCGCCTCCGCCGCATCGACCGGACGCCCGGCGCGCTGGCGCTCCTCGGTCACCAGCCGGGCGAGGATCATCCGTCGGGCGAGCGGATCGATCGCGGGCGGGATCGGTTCCTGGTCGGCCGGATCGGCAAAGCTGCCGACGCCTTCGTCCAGTTCGGGGTCGCCGATCGCGACGAGGCGGGGGAGCAGCAACCCGCCGCCGCTGGCGCGCACGAACGCTTCCTGCACCGTCCGCTTGGCGCGGTTGGTCGGCACCAGAACCATGCCCTGCGCCAGCGCCAGCCGGTCGCCGCCGAACCGGCGGATCAGCCCGACCGCCAGCGCATCGGCAAATGCCCGATGGATCGGGATGGTATAGAGGCTGAGGCGCCGCCCCTCAGCCATCGGCGAGGACCGCCTCCGTCATCGCGATCGCGCCCGGCGTGCCGACATCGAACCACAGCCCCTGGTGCACCACGCCATAGGCGCGCCCGGCTTCGATCGCGCGGTTCCAGAACAAGTTGGTAGAAAACGCGCCTTCCGGCCAGTCGGCGATGACGCGCGGCGACAGGATCTGGACGCCGGTGAACACGAACGGCGCAAGCCGGCCGGGCTTGCGACGGCCGGTGATGCGGCCCATCGCGTCGATGTGGAAATCGCCCTGCCCGCGATGGCCGTGCGCCAGCGCCTGCGGCACCAGCAGCAGCAGCGCGTCCATCCGGTCGTCGTCCCACAAATTGCTGAGCAGCCGGATCGAGTCGACCGGGCCGTCGACCCACAGATTGTCCGAATTGACGCAGACGAACGGCTGGTCGCCGATCAGCTCGCGCGCCTGTACCAGCCCGCCGCCGGTCTCCAGCAGCTTCGCGCGTTCGTCGGACACCGCGACGTCGATGCCCTTCACACGGTGCTTGAGATGCGCTTCCATCGCATCGGCCAGGTAATGGACATTGACCACCGCGCGCTTGACCCCCGCCCCGCGCAACCGGTCGAACACGTGATCGATCAGCGGCTTGCCGGCGACCTCGACCAGCGGCTTGGGCCGCATCGCGGTCAGCGGGCGCATCCGCTTGCCCAGCCCCGCCGCCATCACCATCGCGGTTTCGGGCACCGTCGCTTGCGGATGGGGACGGATCGAACGGAGCGTGGTCATGCGAGTTCCTGCGGATCGCCGCGCTTGGGCGACGGGATGTTGAGATCGAACCAGCGCGCGACCCCGGCCAGCGCCGGATGGGTCAGGTCACGCTCCAGATAGCGCCACACGCGCGGACACAGCGCGCCATAGCGCGGCTTGCCGTCGCGCCGCCACAGCCGGGTGAAGATGCCGAGGATCTTCGCGTTCCGCTGCGCGCCGAACAGATGATAGGCGGCGTCGAACCCGTCGCCCACGCCGGTCGACTCCCGATAGCGGGCGAGCATCGACGCCTCGACCACCGCCGGCACATCGCGCCGCGCATCCTGCAACAGCGACACGAGGTCGTACGCCGGATGCCCGGCCAGCGCGTCCTGGAAATCGAGCAGCCCCAGCCGCGCATCGTCGAGCAGCATCAGATTTTCGGCGTGATAGTCGCGCAGCACGGTGACGACCGGCATGTCGGGCAGCGCGTCGAACGCCGCATTCCATGCCGCTACATAACCTTCGGTATCGACGGTGAGGCCCAGCGCGTCGCAATACCATTCGATCAGCAGGTTCGCCTCGCGCAGGATGAACGCGCGGTCGTAGGGAGGGACCGGGGCCGGCTCATGGCGTTGCAGGCGGAGCAGCTGGTCGACGGCGGCGGCATATAGCCGGCCTTCGCTTTCGGGTGCGGCGTCGACCGTCTCGCGCATCCGCATGTCGCCGAAATCCTCCAGCAGCATGAAGCCGGCAGCAGCATCGTCGGCCAGGATCGCGGGCGCGGCAAAGCCCCGTTCGCCCAGCCATGCCGCCATATGGGCGAACTTGCGCGTATCCTCGGGCGGCGGCGCGTCCATCAGCACCGCGCTGCGCCCCGCCTCGATCACGCGGTAGTAGCGGCGGAACGAGGCATCGACCGCCAAGGGCAATATCTGCGCTTCGCCCCAGCCGGCGTCAGTGAGGAACGGGACAGCCGCATCGCGCGGGTTCAGATCAGCGGCCATCGGCTTTCCCAAGCGTCCGGCACGCGCGCTGTCAAGCGCCGCCCGCCCGCTTCGTCGAACGCGAGGGTCAGCCAAAGGGCATCCGGCCAAGGATCGTCGCCCAGCCGTTCGGGCCATTCGACGAGCAGCAGCGCATCGTCCGCCTCGTCCAGTCCCAGTTCGAGCGCCTCGTCCGGTTCCTCGATCCGGTACAGATCGACGTGCAGGACGCTCAGGCGCACCTCCGGCGGATCATAGGGCTGGACGATCGCGAAGCTCGGCGAGGGCGCCTCCCCCGCCAGCCCCAGTGCCGCCAACACCCCGCGCGCGATACTCGTCTTGCCTGCGCCGAGCGGCCCCGACAGCGCGATCACGTCACCCGGCTGCACCACCGCCGCCAGCTTCGCCCCGAGCGCATGCGCCGCCGCTTCGTCCGGCAGATGCATCACGGCTCGCGCGGCAGGTCGATGGTGACCAGCGTGCCGACGCCCTTTTCGGACACCAGCTCGATCGTCCCGCCATGCGCCTCGACCGCCTGTCGGGCGAGCGGCAGGTCGAGGCTGAGCGCGCGTTCCCCGACCCGCGTCGCGCCGGCCTGGGCAAAGCGGTCGAACGCGCGCGCCACCGCGTCCTTGGACATGCCGGGACCGTCGTCCGACACCACGATCCGCGCCCGCTGCGCATCGCCGTCGACATGCAGCAGCACGCGCCCGCCCTGCCGCAACCCGCCGATGGCATGGTCGAGCAGATGGCCCACCGCCTGCCGCAACCGCCGCGCATCGCCCAGCATCACCCCGGCGGTCGGTGCGATCTCCACCGCCAGTTCGACGCCACGCGCCGTCGCCGCCGCCCGCGCCGCATCGGCAGCCTCGGTCGCGATCATCTTCAACGGCACCGTAGCGCGTGCGACCGGCGTGGTTTCGTTGGCGGTCAGGTCGAGCGTGTCGTCGATCAACCCGCCCAGCCGCTCGACCGATTCGAGGATCGCGTCGGTATAACGCGCGCCGTCCTGCGTCAGCTTGCCGGCATAGCCCGCCTGCAACATCTCGGCGAACCCCTTGATCGAGGTCAGCGGCGTGCGCAGTTCGTAGCTCATCGACGCGACGAACGCGGTCTTCACCCGGTCCGCCGCCTCCAGCGCCTCGTTGCGGTCGCGCAGCGCCTGTTCCATCCGCCGGCTGTCGGAGATGTCGAGCATGGTCAGCAGCGCGTTGCCATCGGGCAGCGGCACCGCGCCAAACTCATAATGCCGCCCATCGGCCATGGCGAAGCGGCCCGAACGCTGCATCCGCTGCTGCGTGGCGAAGCGGACCAGTTCGGGGATCAGCGCCGCCTTGCCGGGACTGGCGAGGCTGTCGGCGACCCGCTCAGCCAGCGCATCGACCCGCGGGTGGGAATCGAGGAACGCGTCGTCCAGCCCCCAGACCTGCCGGAACTTCGCGTTCCAGATCTGCAACCGCCCATCCGCCGCGAACACGCCCAGCGCCTCGAACAGATTGTCGAACGTCGCGGTGCGCACCCGCAGCAGCGTGTCGCGGGCGCTGGCGAGCTGCACCTGTTCGGTGCGATCCTCGAAGATCAGAAGTAACCCGCCTTCGGGCAGCGGTTGCGCCACGACGCGCAGATGGGTGCCGCCGGGCAGATGCCATTGTTCCTCGATCGCGCCCTCGGCCGCGCGGAACCAGTCGCGCCGCTCCGCCTTCCACCCCGGAAAGTCCCGGACTTCGGGAAGCCGCTTGGCCTCGCGCATCCGGTCGAGCACCCGGTCGAATTCGGGCCGGTCGGCCAGCCATTCGGGCTTCATCGCAAAGGTGCGGCCGAACGGCTGGTTGTAGAAGACGAGCGTACGATCCGGCGCGAATTGCGCCACGCCCGCCGACAGCCGGTCGAGCATCGCCCGCTGCGCCTCGCGGCTGCGCTTCAGCTTGCCGCGCGCTTCCTCGATCTCGTGCACGTCGATTGCGAAGCCGCCGGTCCCACCGTCGCGCAGCGGCATGTCGTGGACGCGCAGCATCCGCCGTTCGCCATTGATCGTCGCCGGCATCGCCGCGACCTGCGGCTGTCCGGTATCGCGCGCGATCGCCGCGCTGGCCAGCGGCCCGCCCATGCCGACGCCCTCGACCAGTTCGACCTGGCGCGCGATCACCTCTGCGGCATCGGCGGCATCGACCGCGCGGACATAGGCGGTGTTGACCATGGCCAGGCGCAGGCTGTCGTCGCGATACCACATCGGCATCGGTGCCGCCTCGATCAGGCTGGAGAGCGCTTCGAACGCCGCGCGATATTCCTCGGCCTCGGCGCCCAGCGTCGCGATCTCGTCATGGAATTCGGTCGCGTCGAAGAACCAGACCAGCACCCCGCCCGGCGTATTGAGGGCCGCCGGCGCCCGCTCGCCAATCGCGAACAACGACCGCGCCGAACCGGTCGCGCGCACGACGGTGCGGAACGGCTTGCCCCCGCGCAGTGCCGCGGTAATCGCATCGACCAGCCGGTCGGCACTGCCCGGCTCCAGCCCGCTATCGGCATTGCCCAGATCGGCCAGCGACGCCGGCATGTCGCTGCGCCCCAGCCGGTCGGCCAGCGGCTGGTCGAGCAGCAATCGCCCATCGGCCCGCACCACCATCGCCAGCGCCGGCGATGCGGACAGGGTGGCGTTCAGCGACGCGAACGACGCCGCATCCGCCGCCGCCCGCCGCCGTGCGGACAGGCCGGCATGCAGCATCCACGCGCTTGCCCCCACCAGCAGCGCCAGCACGACACCGGACAGGATGGCGGCCATCAGGCTGAGCGTAATCAAGCAAGCGCCTCGCGGGCAGACGAAGGAACGGCGGACATGGGCACGCCCCCTGCCTAGTCGTTAGCGCCCGCATAAAAAAGGGGCGACACCGCATGGTGCC
This window encodes:
- the addB gene encoding double-strand break repair protein AddB, translating into MAEGRRLSLYTIPIHRAFADALAVGLIRRFGGDRLALAQGMVLVPTNRAKRTVQEAFVRASGGGLLLPRLVAIGDPELDEGVGSFADPADQEPIPPAIDPLARRMILARLVTEERQRAGRPVDAAEAVRLAGDLAATLDQLLVEEVDPARLRTLDLDETLSAHWERSLDLFRIVLDRWPGELAALGRIDLADRRTRLLGRLCARWAVDPPKGFVCAAGIATNAPAIARIQRCVAGLPRGMVVLPGLDLAMDDDEWASLGPHAPDPVTGRRKRSIETHPQYHLKLLLDRMGVNRHEFVRWQAASEHDATPTRSRAIATALSPAERTHHWIDVPAADRRLSGVRMVELATPAEEAQAIAVALREALETPGRTAALVTPDRMLARRVAAHMARWGVSVDDSAGQPLSLLAPGTLLLALVEAAAQAFAPVALLSLLKHPLVKSGDAEQRVLWLDGVRRLDRALRGPRPAPGLAGIERHLREGEPRDAAIRAAAAGFWEIACPLLTPLADIFASGPQPLVRLLGVLRETATTLAGDAAWSRPEGRAAAELIAALEEQAAIGPPLVDPRVLPALLRTLLDEVAVRPPQGAHPRLAILGLLEARLQTADLMILGGLNEGVWPALPSPDPWLAPRIRADLGLPGLERRIGLAAHDFAGAMGAPDVVLTRAARDATAPTIASRLWLRLQALDDNLERAGHLRDWARAIDRPASFAAAARPAPRPPVAQRPRRISVTEVDRMKADPYAFYARRMLRLSPMDAVDADATAAWRGTAVHGVLERWAREDGLDPAKLRRRLQALSDDPRTHPLLRALWVPRLREAIDWVASLTHQKLAEGRDVAAVECDGKLAIAGVELSGKADRIDRAADGSLAIIDYKTGKAPSGKAVAAGYSLQLGLLGLMAERGCFAGVRGTASAFEYWSLIKDKDSFGKFTTPVNANGTGGKIATAEFVATALRHFEDAVARFLTGDEAFTAKLVPEYAIYADYDQLMRRDEWYGRE
- a CDS encoding nucleotidyltransferase family protein, translated to MTTLRSIRPHPQATVPETAMVMAAGLGKRMRPLTAMRPKPLVEVAGKPLIDHVFDRLRGAGVKRAVVNVHYLADAMEAHLKHRVKGIDVAVSDERAKLLETGGGLVQARELIGDQPFVCVNSDNLWVDGPVDSIRLLSNLWDDDRMDALLLLVPQALAHGHRGQGDFHIDAMGRITGRRKPGRLAPFVFTGVQILSPRVIADWPEGAFSTNLFWNRAIEAGRAYGVVHQGLWFDVGTPGAIAMTEAVLADG
- a CDS encoding aminoglycoside phosphotransferase family protein; this encodes MAADLNPRDAAVPFLTDAGWGEAQILPLAVDASFRRYYRVIEAGRSAVLMDAPPPEDTRKFAHMAAWLGERGFAAPAILADDAAAGFMLLEDFGDMRMRETVDAAPESEGRLYAAAVDQLLRLQRHEPAPVPPYDRAFILREANLLIEWYCDALGLTVDTEGYVAAWNAAFDALPDMPVVTVLRDYHAENLMLLDDARLGLLDFQDALAGHPAYDLVSLLQDARRDVPAVVEASMLARYRESTGVGDGFDAAYHLFGAQRNAKILGIFTRLWRRDGKPRYGALCPRVWRYLERDLTHPALAGVARWFDLNIPSPKRGDPQELA
- the tsaE gene encoding tRNA (adenosine(37)-N6)-threonylcarbamoyltransferase complex ATPase subunit type 1 TsaE, which codes for MHLPDEAAAHALGAKLAAVVQPGDVIALSGPLGAGKTSIARGVLAALGLAGEAPSPSFAIVQPYDPPEVRLSVLHVDLYRIEEPDEALELGLDEADDALLLVEWPERLGDDPWPDALWLTLAFDEAGGRRLTARVPDAWESRWPLI
- a CDS encoding sensor histidine kinase; amino-acid sequence: MAAILSGVVLALLVGASAWMLHAGLSARRRAAADAASFASLNATLSASPALAMVVRADGRLLLDQPLADRLGRSDMPASLADLGNADSGLEPGSADRLVDAITAALRGGKPFRTVVRATGSARSLFAIGERAPAALNTPGGVLVWFFDATEFHDEIATLGAEAEEYRAAFEALSSLIEAAPMPMWYRDDSLRLAMVNTAYVRAVDAADAAEVIARQVELVEGVGMGGPLASAAIARDTGQPQVAAMPATINGERRMLRVHDMPLRDGGTGGFAIDVHEIEEARGKLKRSREAQRAMLDRLSAGVAQFAPDRTLVFYNQPFGRTFAMKPEWLADRPEFDRVLDRMREAKRLPEVRDFPGWKAERRDWFRAAEGAIEEQWHLPGGTHLRVVAQPLPEGGLLLIFEDRTEQVQLASARDTLLRVRTATFDNLFEALGVFAADGRLQIWNAKFRQVWGLDDAFLDSHPRVDALAERVADSLASPGKAALIPELVRFATQQRMQRSGRFAMADGRHYEFGAVPLPDGNALLTMLDISDSRRMEQALRDRNEALEAADRVKTAFVASMSYELRTPLTSIKGFAEMLQAGYAGKLTQDGARYTDAILESVERLGGLIDDTLDLTANETTPVARATVPLKMIATEAADAARAAATARGVELAVEIAPTAGVMLGDARRLRQAVGHLLDHAIGGLRQGGRVLLHVDGDAQRARIVVSDDGPGMSKDAVARAFDRFAQAGATRVGERALSLDLPLARQAVEAHGGTIELVSEKGVGTLVTIDLPREP